Proteins encoded in a region of the Pseudomonas shahriarae genome:
- the moaC gene encoding cyclic pyranopterin monophosphate synthase MoaC, translating into MLTHLDSQGRAHMVDVTDKTVTFREAVAEARVRMLPQTLQMIVDGAHPKGDVFAVARIAGIQAAKKTSDLIPLCHPLMLTGVKVELAAEGENTVHIIARCKLSGQTGVEMEALTAASVAALTIYDMCKAVDRGMTIENIRLLEKLGGKSGHFKADQA; encoded by the coding sequence GTGCTGACTCATCTCGATTCCCAGGGCCGTGCCCATATGGTCGACGTCACCGATAAAACCGTGACGTTCCGCGAAGCCGTGGCCGAGGCGCGGGTGCGCATGCTGCCCCAGACCCTGCAAATGATTGTCGACGGCGCCCATCCCAAGGGCGACGTGTTCGCCGTGGCGCGCATCGCCGGGATCCAGGCGGCGAAAAAGACCAGCGACCTGATCCCCCTGTGCCATCCGCTGATGTTGACGGGCGTCAAGGTTGAGCTGGCAGCCGAAGGGGAAAATACCGTGCACATCATCGCCCGCTGCAAGCTGTCCGGGCAGACCGGCGTGGAAATGGAAGCACTGACTGCCGCCAGTGTTGCCGCGTTGACGATCTACGACATGTGCAAGGCGGTGGACCGTGGCATGACCATCGAGAACATCCGCCTGCTGGAAAAGCTCGGCGGCAAAAGCGGGCATTTCAAGGCGGACCAGGCATGA
- the moaE gene encoding molybdopterin synthase catalytic subunit MoaE, which produces MAIRVQAQPFDPGAEVNAMHAANVGVGAVVSFVGYVRDFNDGLDVAGMFLEHYPGMTEKALAKIAVEAEQRWPLLKLEVLHRIGALEPGEPIVFVAAASAHRQAAFDACAFVMDYLKTRAPFWKKENTSEGARWVEGRESDHAAAGRWKA; this is translated from the coding sequence ATGGCCATTCGTGTGCAAGCCCAGCCCTTTGACCCCGGCGCCGAAGTCAACGCCATGCACGCGGCCAACGTGGGTGTGGGTGCGGTGGTGAGCTTTGTCGGCTATGTACGCGATTTCAACGATGGCCTCGATGTGGCGGGGATGTTCCTTGAACACTACCCCGGCATGACCGAAAAAGCCCTGGCCAAGATCGCCGTCGAAGCCGAGCAGCGCTGGCCGCTGCTCAAGCTCGAAGTGCTGCACCGCATCGGCGCCCTGGAGCCCGGCGAACCCATCGTGTTCGTCGCGGCCGCCAGTGCCCACCGCCAGGCGGCGTTTGATGCCTGTGCGTTTGTGATGGACTACCTCAAGACCCGGGCGCCGTTCTGGAAGAAGGAGAACACCAGTGAGGGGGCGCGGTGGGTTGAGGGGCGAGAGAGTGATCATGCGGCGGCGGGTCGCTGGAAAGCCTGA
- the moaD gene encoding molybdopterin converting factor subunit 1, whose product MSINVLFFARYSEAIGLDSLEVEGDFATVDAVRLALAADAGFEVLNEASLMCARNQELCSLDEPLQAGDEVAFFPPVTGG is encoded by the coding sequence ATGAGCATCAACGTACTGTTTTTTGCACGCTACAGCGAGGCGATAGGCCTGGACTCCCTGGAGGTCGAAGGCGACTTCGCTACGGTCGATGCCGTGCGCCTGGCACTGGCGGCTGATGCGGGCTTCGAGGTGCTCAACGAGGCCAGCCTGATGTGTGCGCGCAACCAGGAACTGTGCTCCCTCGACGAGCCTTTGCAGGCCGGTGACGAAGTCGCCTTCTTCCCGCCCGTGACCGGAGGCTGA